One window of the Salvia splendens isolate huo1 chromosome 1, SspV2, whole genome shotgun sequence genome contains the following:
- the LOC121752213 gene encoding NAD-dependent malic enzyme 62 kDa isoform, mitochondrial-like, with amino-acid sequence MGNFSRQMALSSALLKRLQSRRGALNTVNSGAARSFTTTEGHRPTIIHKRSLDILHDPWFNKGTAFSMTERDRLDLRGLLPPNVMSPEQQIERFMADLKRLEKSARDGPSDPYSLAKWRILNRLHDRNETMYYKVLIDNIAEYAPIVYTPTVGLVCQKYSGLFRRPRGMYFSAQDRGEMMSMVYNWPAEQVDMIVVTDGSRILGLGDLGVQGIGIAIGKLDLYVAAAGINPQRVLPVMIDVGTNNEELLKDPLYLGLQEHRLDGEEYLEVIDEFMEAVFTRWPHVIVQFEDFQSKWAFNLLQRYRKEYRMFNDDVQVCKLCAEGCLDFLRLD; translated from the exons ATGGGGAATTTCTCTCGCCAAATGGCGCTTTCGTCGGCGCTTTTGAAGCGCTTGCAATCGCGCCGGGGAGCTCTCAACACCGTCAATTCGGGCGCCGCGAGATCTTTTACGACGACGGAGGGACACCGCCCGACCATAATTCACAAGCGCAGCTTGGATATTCTCCACGATCCGTGGTTCAACAAG GGAACTGCATTTTCGATGACAGAGCGTGATCGTCTTGACCTCCGCGGGTTACTGCCTCCAAATGTCATGAGTCCTGAACAACAAATTGAGCGCTTTA TGGCCGATCTAAAGAGGCTTGAGAAGAGTGCTAGAGATGGACCATCCGATCCATACAGTTTGGCTAAGTGGCGAATTCTCAACCGGTTGCATGATAGAAATGAGACAATGTATTATAAG GTTCTTATTGACAACATCGCGGAATATGCACCAATAGTCTATACTCCTACAGTTGGTCTTGTTTGTCAGAAGTACAGCGGCCTATTTAGGCGGCCTAGGGGCATGTATTTTAGTGCACAAGATCGTGGTGAGATGATGTCAATGGTTTACAACTGGCCAGCAGAACAG GTGGATATGATTGTTGTAACAGATGGAAGCAGGATACTGGGTCTTGGAGATTTAGGAGTTCAGGGAATTGGAATTGCAATCGGAAAGTTGGATCTTTATGTTGCTGCTGCAGGGATAAACCCACAGAGA GTACTTCCTGTCATGATTGATGTTGGAACCAACAATGAGGAGCTTCTGAAAGACCCCTTGT ATTTGGGATTGCAAGAGCATCGCCTTGATGGAGAGGAGTATCTTGAAGTTATTGACGAATTTATGGAAGCTGTTTTTACCCGTTGGCCTCATGTGATTGTCCAG TTTGAAGATTTTCAAAGTAAGTGGGCCTTTAACCTACTTCAGCGTTATAGGAAAGAGTACAGAATGTTCAATGATGACGTTCAGGTATGTAAGTTGTGTGCTGAGGGTTGCTTAGATTTCTTGAGGCTTGACTGA
- the LOC121791208 gene encoding uncharacterized protein LOC121791208, giving the protein MRCKKHPADQSCSVGVCASCLRERLVAVIAAQTQAHALKHALQDCRKSDSQLPQPPLFPRSVSPYISRRKSENAPAAATCRTHGEHHLFYSTPQLGPHRSITVEIKKKSRNRFSSMFWGFFRSKPERKPDFGLDPVADPTVSVNSSSASPAWFPNIIRGRRKKKVSTFLIDESAFRTGNNRGRGMSPARNADQFDEHCDGVTSGYSSDSKGWRQTPRRTQTSARRGGGRAASHGRSLSSLTFCLSPLVRPSPNRHWNQKAAPPEAGDPRTTPKAHLSTAVSFCKNRSRKLADIGRYPNG; this is encoded by the coding sequence ATGAGGTGCAAGAAACACCCGGCCGATCAGAGCTGCAGCGTCGGCGTCTGCGCCTCCTGCCTCCGCGAACGCCTCGTCGCCGTCATCGCCGCGCAAACGCAGGCTCACGCGCTTAAACATGCGCTACAAGATTGCCGCAAATCTGACTCACAGCTGCCGCAGCCTCCGTTGTTTCCCCGCTCTGTTTCGCCCTACATTTCGCGCCGGAAATCAGAAAACGCCCCCGCTGCGGCGACGTGTCGGACTCACGGAGAGCACCACCTCTTCTACAGCACTCCCCAATTAGGGCCTCACCGCTCAATTACTGTcgagattaagaaaaaatcGAGGAATCGGTTTTCCTCTATGTTTTGGGGGTTTTTCAGATCGAAGCCGGAGAGGAAACCAGATTTCGGTCTCGATCCGGTTGCCGATCCTACGGTTTCGGTCAATTCAAGCTCGGCTTCGCCAGCGTGGTTCCCTAACATCATCCGCGGCCGCCGGAAAAAGAAGGTCTCGACGTTCTTAATCGACGAATCCGCGTTCCGAACCGGCAATAATCGCGGGAGGGGGATGTCTCCGGCGAGAAACGCTGATCAATTCGACGAACATTGTGACGGCGTAACGAGCGGCTACTCCTCCGACTCGAAAGGCTGGAGGCAGACGCCGCGGAGGACGCAGACGTCGGCGCGGCGGGGGGGAGGCAGAGCGGCGTCGCACGGCAGAAGCCTATCAAGTCTGACGTTCTGCCTGAGCCCGCTCGTGCGGCCCAGCCCGAACCGCCACTGGAATCAGAAGGCAGCTCCGCCAGAGGCCGGAGACCCTAGGACGACGCCGAAGGCGCACCTCTCCACAGCGGTGTCGTTTTGCAAAAACCGCTCCCGAAAACTCGCGGATATCGGGAGATACCCAAATGGTTGA
- the LOC121752219 gene encoding NAD-dependent malic enzyme 62 kDa isoform, mitochondrial-like, with translation MGNFSRQMALSSALLKRLQSRRGALNTVNSGAARSFTTTEGHRPTIIHKRSLDILHDPWFNKGTAFSMTERDRLDLRGLLPPNVMSPEQQIERFMADLKRLEKSARDGPSDPYSLAKWRILNRLHDRNETMYYKVLIDNIAEYAPIVYTPTVGLVCQKYSGLFRRPRGMYFSAQDRGEMMSMVYNWPAEQVDMIVVTDGSRILGLGDLGVQGIGIAIGKLDLYVAAAGINPQRVLPVMIDVGTNNEELLKDPLYLGLQEHRLDGEEYLEVIDEFMEAVFTRWPHVIVQFEDFQSKWAFNLLQRYRKEYRMFNDDVQGTAGVALAGLLGAVRAQGRPMIDFPKMKIVVAGAGSAGIGVLNAARKTMSRMLGDTEIAFESARSQFWVVDANGLITEAREKIDPDARSFARRVKEIERQGLREGASLAEVVRQVKPDVLLGLSAVGGLFSKEVLEALKESTSTRPAIFAMSNPTKNAECTPEEAFSIVGDHIIFGSGSPFSNIDLGNGNIGHCNQANNMFLFPGIGLGTLLSGSKIISDGMLQAAAECLAEYMTEEEVHKGIIYPSISRIRDITKEVAAAVITEAIEEDLVEGYREMDARELQKLNQDEIRTYIQNNMWNPDYTKLVYKKD, from the exons ATGGGGAATTTCTCTCGCCAAATGGCGCTTTCGTCGGCGCTTTTGAAGCGCTTGCAATCGCGCCGGGGAGCTCTCAACACCGTCAATTCGGGCGCCGCGAGATCTTTTACGACGACGGAGGGACACCGCCCGACCATAATTCACAAGCGCAGCTTGGATATTCTCCACGATCCGTGGTTCAACAAG GGAACTGCATTTTCGATGACAGAGCGTGATCGTCTTGACCTCCGCGGGTTACTGCCTCCAAATGTCATGAGTCCTGAACAACAAATTGAGCGCTTTA TGGCCGATCTAAAGAGGCTTGAGAAGAGTGCTAGAGATGGACCATCCGATCCATACAGTTTGGCTAAGTGGCGAATTCTCAACCGGTTGCATGATAGAAATGAGACAATGTATTATAAG GTTCTTATTGACAACATCGCGGAATATGCACCAATAGTCTATACTCCTACAGTTGGTCTTGTTTGTCAGAAGTACAGCGGCCTATTTAGGCGGCCTAGGGGCATGTATTTTAGTGCACAAGATCGTGGTGAGATGATGTCAATGGTTTACAACTGGCCAGCAGAACAG GTGGATATGATTGTTGTAACAGATGGAAGCAGGATACTGGGTCTTGGAGATTTAGGAGTTCAGGGAATTGGAATTGCAATCGGAAAGTTGGATCTTTATGTTGCTGCTGCAGGGATAAACCCACAGAGA GTACTTCCTGTCATGATTGATGTTGGAACCAACAATGAGGAGCTTCTGAAAGACCCCTTGT ATTTGGGATTGCAAGAGCATCGCCTTGATGGAGAGGAGTATCTTGAAGTTATTGACGAATTTATGGAAGCTGTTTTTACCCGTTGGCCTCATGTGATTGTCCAG TTTGAAGATTTTCAAAGTAAGTGGGCCTTTAACCTACTTCAGCGTTATAGGAAAGAGTACAGAATGTTCAATGATGACGTTCAG GGAACAGCAGGGGTCGCTCTTGCTGGTCTTCTGGGAGCAGTCAGAGCACAAGGAAGACCTATGATTGactttcctaaaatgaaaattgtAGTTGCTGGTGCTGGAAG TGCTGGAATAGGTGTCCTCAACGCTGCAAGGAAAACAATGTCAAGGATGCTGGGAGACACCGAGATTGCTTTTGAAAGTGCTAGGAGTCAATTTTGGGTTGTCGATGCTAAT GGGCTTATAACGGAAGCTCGTGAAAAAATTGATCCAGATGCCCGTTCATTTGCTCGAAGGGTCAAAGAGATTGAGCGTCAAGGGCTGAGAGAAGGGGCTAGCCTTGCGGAAGTG GTAAGGCAAGTAAAGCCAGATGTACTTCTTGGGTTGTCAGCTGTTGGAGGTTTGTTCTCAAAAGAG GTGTTAGAAGCTCTCAAAGAGTCAACTTCTACCAGACCAGCAATATTCGCTATGTCTAACCCTACTAAAAATG CTGAGTGCACCCCGGAGGAAGCATTTTCCATAGTTGGTGACCACATCATATTTGGAAGTGGAAGCCCATTCAGTAACATTGACCTTG GGAATGGGAATATTGGCCACTGCAATCAGGCAAATAACATGTTCCTTTTTCCCGG GATTGGACTTGGAACACTTCTATCTGGATCTAAGATCATTTCAGATGGGATGCTACAGGCTGCAGCTGAATG CCTAGCTGAATATATGACCGAGGAAGAGGTGCATAAAGGGATTATCTATCCGTCGATTTCCAG AATACGTGATATTACAAAGGAAGTAGCTGCAGCAGTAATTACAGAAGCCATAGAAGAAGACCTGGTAGAAGGATATCGTGAGATGGATGCACGGGAACTGCAGAAACTCAATCAG GATGAAATAAGAACTTACATACAGAACAATATGTGGAATCCTGATTACACGAAGCTGGTATATAAGAAGGATTGA